From the Panulirus ornatus isolate Po-2019 chromosome 46, ASM3632096v1, whole genome shotgun sequence genome, one window contains:
- the LOC139763194 gene encoding uncharacterized protein: MAGYQRSVGMLMLVANVLLTLTEAQRLYQYPSQTHNWRQKFPQYTYPSPDRSYQTLHNPLNQPVKSHESVQSSKFPIQRYRTPYYSQQQRKLYPATHSTQQPINSWQPTKHPTTQPAGLHRHVHHLTLKPLAPQEPIHNTTHRPVEPQQPAYDPIEEHSWPRQHAHHPFQQITRSQQSINHSTMQHVTSQKPTHYSTQPPVRSQHHHTSQKPTQQSTLQPIRSQLPIRSQLPTHHSSHQPIISQQQRHYLPQQLLMSQQHTNYPSKQPTRSQQATDYPAQQPIWSQQPTQHLNQQPTRSQQPTRHLTQQSIRSQQSQYHTNQQPIKSRKPVHHANQQPIKSHQAHLIQKPQYHHAQLPNRRHQQAWYWHYYGNRYHQQWPQTTQAPSRPVHGNERFDSGQVLLPQPDKSIADSTFSPLFPNNTETFTTGRTPFTNATITFTNSMTTTEKAVSTANLSAIPSTTLTTTIGIPSATLPTESKHGTTAPIFGITSPSPLTTERTKIMTKNITSFLPITKTTTSKPEVSNNSTVDDLKNAFTTYTTDTSTTSRTSPTWPFTMKPVQLIVKTQKYAEVSSLTTNNNEDLYHMNGTFDGKLEEKSLEEFLNFANGQVSNSVSQKDCCESKYLNHPPADKSQNLTEVTDVTTLSPLKVEEYGSDIMDDIPKHNHDPLPHDNTATSQYPTEKTLTSVPNDNNTTHLHTATDVTLLLPSLSVSPHAEYNTSSPSTKGGDESSFSKNNVTFSQSLTKSDNLLPSKLLINDTSTSPVKETNPPPQQSYLSSHLTWRGYVHPKPTRAGMVTFEPQITGDPSMTSSPLEVPKEIKYLHQKDGQKEAIILPAGNQTFPKKAKEHPTHPQHKSHRLPVQQTSFPHLLDPGFPWNLHLNHPSSSNNHPMETESSQGILPQFNPANGLRFELTKLRETAAENNTKDVLPQFNPTSGLIFPLKESNNGANTENSDSEDINNEPKDLQPDPFHTVPGPSLQKHLVNESLNSDITGANNAAEVSVTSKTNSQQQILLKPLYPQGLAHGLRHKPMLIQRIPPDQQPWRPIQDKPLEMLIPLELPDQMAPTRPLLSKKPTSEVSFHPSEAEALEFLLLTHRSQKLPQSQGLPGFPPAPEFTTMSTRSQELPPPAQSHEFPLTPIIQGQPLPTKQDVYLPVKQQKFPPPTKSQYLQSQRQTNSPSATRKQILSKQSQYQFSTQGPLHLSPTQTIQSDLYLSLQNSSPPSTLLNESLGQQSQLLLQDHLPIQKKEKSSSSQGHFPTRIKEKSPPHNLESSPQDHKLQPFQHKFFDTPTIGQVHEPTTAAEKRYIQSESRGETLQNTHQFTSDYKEPFLPIPASHSSTFWPEKSRPTLTPIFHQPSVFASQIPYQSESKDYLLVKQSDKREIPDIQSTVSVSITPHATSTPTTIQEAKELQSSSIIRNDERLVKDFLDALPSPFKGSVKVDRTNLHNHNNVAISNSYGNVIYQHGGITFIGEEDNSDE, translated from the exons GTTACCAAAGGTCTGTGGGTATGCTAATGTTAGTAGCAAATGTGCTTCTGACTTTAACAGAAGCACAGCGGCTCTACCAATACCCATCACAAACCCACAACTGGAGACAGAAATTTCCACAATACACCTATCCTTCCCCAGACAGAAGTTATCAGACTTTACACAATCCCCTCAACCAACCAGTTAAGTCACATGAATCTGTGCAATCATCTAAATTCCCCATCCAGAGGTACCGAACACCATACTACTCCCAACAACAACGCAAGTTGTATCCAGCAACCCACTCCACTCAGCAGCCAATTAATTCATGGCAACCCACAAAGCATCCCACTACACAACCTGCTGGATTACATCGCCATGTACATCATCTCACTCTAAAGCCTCTTGCACCACAGGAACCCATACATAACACAACTCACAGGCCTGTAGAGCCCCAACAGCCAGCATATGACCCCATTGAAGAGCACAGCTGGCCAAGACAACATGCACATCACCCCTTCCAACAGATTACAAGATCACAGCAATCTATAAATCATTCCACTATGCAACATGTTACATCACAGAAGCCCACACATTACTCTACTCAACCACCAGTCAGATCACAGCATCACCATACATCACAGAAGCCCACACAACAATCTACTCTGCAGCCTATCAGATCACAGCTGCCCATTAGATCACAGCTACCCACACATCACTCTTCTCACCAGCCTATTATATCACAGCAGCAAAGACATTACCTACCTCAACAGCTCCTCATGTCACAGCAACACACAAATTATCCAAGTAAACAGCCTACCAGGTCTCAGCAAGCTACAGACTATCCTGCTCAACAACCTATCTGGTCACAACAACCCACGCAGCACCTTAATCAACAGCCCACCAGGTCACAACAGCCCACACGTCACCTTACTCAGCAGTCCATTAGGTCACAACAGTCTCAGTACCATACCAATCAACAGCCTATAAAATCAAGGAAGCCAGTACATCATGCTAATCAACAACCTATCAAGTCACATCAGGCACACCTTATTCAAAAGCCacagtatcatcatgctcaaCTTCCTAACAGGAGACACCAACAAGCATGGTACTGGCACTATTATGGTAACAG GTATCACCAACAGTGGCCCCAAACCACCCAAGCACCAAGCAGACCAGTGCATGGCAATGAGCGATTTGACTCAGGACAAGTCCTGTTACCACAACCTGACAAGAGTATTGCAGATTCAACATTCAGCCCATTATTTCCAAATAATACTGAAACATTTACAACAGGAAGAACACCATTTACAAATGCAACAATCACATTTACCAATTCAATGACAACTACAGAGAAAGCAGTATCAACTGCGAACTTATCAGCTATACCTAGCACAACATTGACAACTACTATAGGCATACCCAGTGCAACATTACCCACAGAAAGTAAACATGGCACTACAGCACCTATATTTGGCATTACCTCTCCTAGTCCCTTAACAACAGAAAGAACCAAAATAATGACTAAGAACATCACCAGCTTCTTGCCAATTACTAAAACTACCACAAGCAAACCAGAAGTTTCAAACAACAGTACAGTAGATGACTTGAAGAATGCCTTCACAACTTATACAACTGATACAAGTACCACATCTAGAACCTCTCCAACATGGCCATTCACCATGAAGCCAGTTCAGTTAATTGTTAAGACCCAAAAGTATGCTGAGGTATCATCACTAACAACTAACAATAATGAGGACTTATATCACATGAATGGAACTTTTGATGGAAAGCTTGAGGAAAAAAGCCTGGAAGAATTTTTGAACTTTGCTAATGGACAGGTTTCTAACAGTGTTTCTCAGAAAGATTGTTGTGAAAGTAAATATCTAAATCATCCTCCTGCAGACAAATCTCAGAATTTAACTGAAGTGACAGATGTAACTACTCTGTCACCACTAAAAGTTGAAGAGTATGGAAGTGACATCATGGATGATATTCCAAAGCATAATCATGATCCCTTACCTCATGATAATACTGCTACAAGTCAGTATCCAACTGAGAAAACTCTCACTTCAGTAcctaatgataataacacaacTCATTTGCACACTGCAACAGATGTCACTCTATTACTACCAAGCTTGTCTGTCTCTCCACATGCAGAATACAATACCTCTTCACCATCAACCAAAGGAGGTGATGAAAGTTCCTTCTCAAAAAATAATGTCACTTTTTCTCAAAGCCTAACTAAAAGTGACAATCTACTACCTTCAAAGCTTCTCATAAATGATACCTCCACATCACCTGTAAAAGAAACAAATCCTCCTCCACAACAAAGTTATCTGTCTTCACATTTGACATGGAGGGGTTATGTTCATCCTAAGCCAACAAGAGCAGGTATGGTTACTTTTGAGCCACAAATAACTGGAGATCCTAGTATGACTAGTTCACCTCTAGAAGTACCAAAGGAAATTAAGTATCTGCATCAAAAAGATGGGCAAAAAGAAGCAATAATACTACCTGCAGGTAACCAGACATTTCCTAAGAAAGCTAAAGAACATCCTACTCATCCTCAACATAAATCTCATAGGTTACCTGTTCAACAAACTTCATTCCCTCATCTCTTAGATCCTGGCTTTCCATGGAACcttcatttaaatcatccatcttcTTCAAATAACCATCCAATGGAAACAGAGAGTTCACAGGGCATCCTACCTCAGTTCAACCCAGCTAATGGCTTAAGGTTTGAGTTAACTAAACTAAGAGAGACAGCTGCTGAGAATAACACTAAAGATGTCTTGCCCCAATTTAATCCCACAAGTGGTTTAATATTCCCTTTAAAAGAGTCAAATAATGGAGCAAATACTGAAAATAGTGATTCTGAAGATATTAACAATGAACCCAAAGATTTACAGCCTGATCCTTTCCACACAGTTCCTGGTCCCTCCCTTCAGAAACACTTAGTTAATGAGAGTCTTAATTCTGATATAACCGGAGCTAACAATGCTGCAGAAGTCTCAGTTACATCAAAAACAAATTCTCAGCAACAAATTCTCCTCAAACCTTTGTACCCACAGGGCTTAGCTCACGGACTGAGACATAAACCTATGTTAATTCAGAGGATTCCTCCGGATCAACAGCCATGGAGACCCATTCAAGATAAACCTTTAGAAATGCTAATTCCTTTAGAACTGCCTGATCAGATGGCTCCAACTCGGCCTTTGTTATCTAAGAAACCAACAAGTGAAGTAAGTTTTCACCCCAGTGAAGCAGAAGCCCTGGAATTcttacttctgacacatagatcacAAAAGTTACCTCAGTCACAAGGACTACCGGGCTTTCCTCCAGCACCAGAATTTACAACTATGTCAACAAGATCACAAGAGTTGCCTCCACCAGCACAGTCACATGAATTTCCTCTGACACCAATAATACAGGGCCAACCACTACCAACAAAACAGGATGTATATTTGCCAGTAAAACAACAGAAATTTCCTCCTCCTACAAAGTCACAATATCTGCAGTCACAAAGACAAACTAATTCACCTTCAGCAACAAGAAAACAAATTTTGTCAAAACAGTCACAATACCAGTTTTCAACACAAGGACCTCTGCACTTGTCTCCAACACAAACCATCCAAAGTGACCTGTATTTAAGTCTACAAAACTCGTCTCCACCATCAACATTACTAAATGAAAGTCTTGGGCAACAAAGTCAACTATTACTTCAGGACCATTTGCCtattcagaaaaaagaaaagtcttcATCATCCCAGGGCCATTTTCCAACTAGGATAAAGGAAaagtctccaccacacaacctggaaTCCAGTCCTCAAGATCATAAACTACAACCTTTTCAACATAAATTTTTTGATACACCTACAATTGGCCAAGTGCATGAacctacaacagcagcagaaaaaAGGTATATTCAATCTGAATCCAGAGGTGAAACGCTTCAAAATACACACCAATTCACCTCAGATTATAAAGAGCCATTTTTACCTATACCAGCAAGTCACAGTTCAACTTTTTGGCCTGAAAAATCACGACCAACTCTTACACCAATCTTCCATCAACCTTCAGTATTTGCTTCTCAAATACCTTATCAGTCAGAATCAAAAGATTATTTGCTTGTCAAACAGTCTGATAAGAGAGAGATTCCTGATATACAATCTACTGTATCAGTAAGCATTACTCCACATGCCACTTCTACTCCAACTACAATACAAGAAGCCAAAGAACTTCAGTCATCATCAATTATCAGAAATGATGAGAGGCTGGTGAAAGATTTTCTCGATGCTCTGCCAAGCCCTTTTAAGGGATCAGTGAAAGTGGACAGAACAAAcctacacaaccacaacaatgtGGCTATTAGCAATAGTTATGGAAATGTGATTTATCAACATGGGGGAATAACTTTCATAGGGGAAGAAGACAATTCTGATGAGTAA